A region from the Flavobacteriales bacterium genome encodes:
- a CDS encoding SPFH/Band 7/PHB domain protein, translating to MDLLNIVLIVLALFVFFLIAKGVRIIQQSESMVVERLGKYHKTLTAGINIIIPIMDKPREIIFRFTRDLPDGNKYVQFVKKERIDLRETVYDFPRQNVITKDNVMTEINALLYFQVMDPVKAMYEIENLPMAIEKLTQTTLRNVIGELDLDECLTSRDTINMKLRQILDEASNKWGVKVNRVELQDINPPRDIREAMEKQMRAERDRRAQIIDAEGSKRAAVLQAEGIQQSQITTAEGQKQSQILEAEGDAQSRIRRAQGEAEAIRLVTEAIKGAKADPTNYLIAMKYLETLKEMTSGQNNKVIYMPYEATGVLSSVGGIKEMLDANKALGR from the coding sequence ATGGACCTCTTGAACATCGTACTCATCGTACTAGCACTTTTCGTGTTCTTCCTGATCGCCAAAGGTGTACGCATCATCCAACAGAGCGAATCCATGGTGGTGGAGCGCCTGGGCAAGTACCACAAGACACTTACGGCAGGGATCAACATCATCATCCCCATCATGGACAAGCCGCGGGAGATCATCTTCCGCTTCACCCGTGATCTGCCCGATGGCAACAAGTACGTGCAGTTCGTGAAGAAGGAACGCATCGACCTGCGTGAGACCGTTTATGACTTCCCGCGCCAGAACGTGATCACGAAGGACAACGTGATGACGGAGATCAACGCGCTGCTCTACTTCCAAGTGATGGACCCGGTAAAGGCGATGTACGAGATCGAGAACCTTCCCATGGCCATCGAGAAACTGACGCAGACCACGCTCCGCAACGTGATCGGCGAACTGGACCTTGATGAGTGCTTGACCAGCCGTGACACCATCAACATGAAGCTGCGCCAGATCCTGGACGAAGCCAGCAATAAGTGGGGCGTGAAGGTGAACCGCGTTGAACTGCAGGACATCAACCCGCCGCGCGACATCCGCGAGGCCATGGAGAAGCAGATGCGCGCCGAGCGTGACCGCCGTGCGCAGATCATTGATGCGGAGGGCAGCAAGCGCGCCGCCGTGCTGCAGGCTGAGGGTATCCAGCAATCGCAGATCACCACTGCGGAAGGCCAGAAGCAGAGCCAGATCCTTGAGGCCGAGGGCGATGCCCAATCGCGCATCCGCCGTGCGCAGGGTGAGGCCGAGGCCATCCGACTGGTTACGGAGGCCATCAAAGGCGCCAAAGCCGACCCCACCAACTACCTCATCGCCATGAAGTATCTGGAAACGCTGAAGGAGATGACCAGCGGCCAGAACAACAAGGTGATCTACATGCCATACGAAGCCACCGGCGTGCTCAGCAGTGTGGGCGGCATCAAGGAGATGCTGGACGCCAACAAGGCGTTGGGCAGGTAA